One genomic region from Tautonia marina encodes:
- the nadA gene encoding quinolinate synthase NadA produces the protein MPATSIDIYDEIEALKVEKDATILAHYYQDGEIQELADFTGDSLKLARAATTVDTGTIVFCGVHFMAETAKMLNPEKRVLLPDLQAGCSLADSCPAPLLKRRQDALRAAGRHFQTVTYINSSAAVKALSDWIVTSGNAEEIVRKIPEDVEILFAPDRHLGSYLEEVTGRKMILWEGACMVHEVFSVGDLLKIKRRQPDAKTIAHPECPVNIREHADYIGGTEAMIRFVEGFPDPTEFIVATEANMLWQLQHAVPRHTYLPAPGITCACNLCPHMARNTLEKLRDCLKNGQPEIHWQPEFEQAGEVLRRSLLK, from the coding sequence TTGCCTGCCACATCGATCGATATTTATGACGAAATCGAGGCCCTGAAGGTCGAGAAGGACGCGACGATCCTGGCGCACTACTACCAGGACGGCGAGATTCAGGAACTGGCCGACTTCACCGGCGATAGCCTGAAGCTCGCCCGAGCCGCAACCACAGTCGACACGGGCACGATTGTCTTTTGCGGCGTTCACTTCATGGCCGAAACGGCCAAGATGCTGAACCCCGAGAAGCGTGTGTTGCTGCCCGACCTTCAAGCCGGCTGTAGTCTGGCCGACAGTTGTCCGGCTCCGCTCCTGAAGCGTCGGCAAGATGCACTTCGGGCCGCCGGAAGGCATTTTCAGACGGTCACTTACATCAACAGTTCGGCTGCGGTCAAGGCGCTGTCGGACTGGATCGTGACCTCGGGCAATGCCGAGGAGATCGTCCGCAAGATTCCGGAGGATGTTGAGATCCTGTTCGCTCCCGACCGGCATCTCGGCTCGTATCTGGAGGAGGTCACGGGTCGGAAGATGATTCTCTGGGAAGGGGCGTGCATGGTTCACGAAGTCTTCAGCGTAGGCGATTTGCTGAAGATCAAACGCCGCCAGCCCGACGCGAAGACGATCGCCCACCCCGAATGCCCGGTGAATATTCGGGAACATGCCGATTATATCGGCGGAACCGAGGCCATGATCCGCTTCGTCGAGGGTTTCCCTGATCCGACGGAGTTCATCGTGGCCACCGAGGCCAACATGCTCTGGCAGTTGCAACATGCCGTGCCGCGGCACACCTACCTGCCCGCTCCTGGAATCACCTGCGCGTGCAACCTGTGCCCTCATATGGCACGCAACACGCTGGAGAAGCTTCGTGATTGCCTGAAGAACGGTCAGCCAGAGATTCACTGGCAGCCGGAATTCGAACAGGCAGGTGAGGTGCTTCGCCGCAGTCTTCTGAAGTAA
- a CDS encoding trypsin-like peptidase domain-containing protein yields the protein MLLPWMKRRWMFWLLLTTVGALAWDASTALAGSNSRRTPLVEAIERSLPAVVNITSEKRAASNSRWPFSPEENRRPLVSGMGTGVILDERGFILTNQHVVDKVQDIRVYLADGSSYPAQVLQEDRSMDLALLKVDAGRSLPAITIGTSSDLMIGETVITIGNAFGYENTTSTGIISALGRNVTLADDQVYRNLIQTDAGINPGNSGGPLINIDGELIGINVATRAGAQGIGFALPIDDVKPVAAEMLSTRNLSGSWHGLITAERIIDGVRRVVVSSIEGGSPAEAAGLKPGDRLVQVNRLDVTNPIDLERALLDAGQNTPTPLIVERGGNRQELALKLRPINSLNRQTVAAPSAEDQLWRLLGLKTQHVSEEYVAIASTKLRGGLYVREILPGGLADRAAIRPGDILVGMHVGDRHLETIRPDNILYILRQAESAGSQAVPYYIVRQSILHQGTLSLSEIYQAQAEGSTLR from the coding sequence GTGCTCTTGCCCTGGATGAAGCGGCGTTGGATGTTCTGGCTGTTGTTGACGACGGTCGGAGCGTTGGCCTGGGATGCGTCGACCGCCCTCGCGGGCTCGAACTCTCGACGCACGCCTCTGGTCGAAGCGATCGAACGGTCGCTCCCCGCAGTCGTCAACATTACCAGCGAGAAGCGAGCGGCCTCGAATAGCCGTTGGCCCTTTTCTCCCGAGGAAAACCGCCGACCTTTGGTCAGTGGCATGGGAACCGGGGTCATCCTGGATGAGCGCGGCTTTATCCTGACGAACCAGCACGTCGTGGATAAGGTTCAGGACATCCGCGTCTATCTGGCCGATGGCTCCTCCTATCCGGCGCAGGTCCTCCAGGAAGACCGGTCGATGGACCTGGCCTTGCTGAAAGTGGATGCCGGTCGATCCTTGCCGGCCATCACCATCGGGACCTCGTCCGATCTAATGATCGGGGAAACCGTGATCACGATCGGCAACGCCTTCGGATACGAAAACACGACGTCAACCGGCATCATCAGCGCACTCGGTCGAAACGTCACCCTGGCCGATGATCAGGTCTATCGCAATCTGATCCAGACCGACGCCGGGATCAATCCCGGCAACTCGGGCGGCCCGCTGATCAACATCGATGGTGAACTCATCGGGATCAACGTGGCAACCCGAGCCGGTGCCCAGGGAATCGGCTTCGCCCTTCCGATCGACGACGTGAAGCCCGTCGCGGCCGAAATGCTCAGTACCCGAAACCTGTCGGGATCGTGGCATGGGTTGATTACCGCCGAGCGAATCATCGACGGAGTTCGTCGTGTCGTGGTTTCGTCGATCGAAGGTGGAAGCCCAGCCGAGGCCGCCGGCCTGAAGCCCGGGGACCGTCTTGTTCAGGTCAACAGACTCGATGTCACCAATCCGATTGACCTGGAACGAGCCTTGCTCGATGCGGGCCAGAACACCCCGACGCCCCTCATCGTCGAGCGTGGCGGAAATCGGCAGGAACTCGCGTTGAAGCTTCGGCCGATCAACTCCTTGAATCGTCAGACAGTTGCCGCTCCCAGTGCCGAGGATCAACTCTGGCGATTGCTCGGTCTGAAGACGCAGCACGTTTCGGAAGAATACGTTGCGATCGCCTCGACAAAGCTCCGAGGAGGACTCTACGTCCGAGAGATTCTCCCCGGTGGCCTGGCCGACCGCGCCGCGATTCGACCGGGAGACATCCTCGTCGGCATGCATGTCGGCGACCGCCATCTTGAAACGATCCGGCCCGACAACATTCTGTACATCCTCCGACAGGCTGAGTCAGCTGGTTCTCAGGCTGTTCCGTACTACATTGTAAGACAAAGCATTCTCCACCAGGGAACGCTCAGCCTTTCCGAGATTTACCAGGCACAGGCCGAGGGCTCGACGCTCCGGTAA
- a CDS encoding glycerate kinase gives MQIVVAPDKFKGSLSAVEASRAMARGLLRACPSAIVDEIPMADGGEGTVEALVTATQGSFRMIEVSGPLGESCQARFGLSGDGRTAFLEMAAASGLVLVPDSQRDPTLTTTRGTGDLIRAALDLGVDRIVLGIGGSATNDGGAGMAQAIGFRLLDADGHDLPPGGGPLDRLDRIDSSKRDRRLDQVELAVACDVTNPLCGPNGASAVYGPQKGANAVMVQQLDHNLARLAEVIARDLGRSVDDLPGAGAAGGLGAGLVAFAGGTLQRGVDLIARTVGLADRLKSADLCFTAEGSLDAQTSHGKTIAGVARTASEYGCPVLAIAGGIQPGAEVLLDQGVSAYFSLCDRPMSLDDAIAHASPLLERATEQAVRAFLAGRARP, from the coding sequence ATGCAAATCGTCGTTGCTCCCGACAAGTTCAAGGGCAGTCTCTCAGCCGTCGAGGCTTCCCGAGCGATGGCTCGCGGACTCCTTCGCGCCTGTCCTTCGGCCATTGTGGACGAAATTCCCATGGCCGACGGTGGTGAAGGGACGGTTGAAGCCCTCGTCACCGCCACGCAGGGCTCGTTTCGGATGATCGAGGTCAGCGGCCCGCTTGGGGAATCGTGTCAGGCGCGTTTCGGCCTCTCCGGAGACGGCCGCACGGCGTTCCTCGAAATGGCCGCCGCGTCTGGTCTTGTCCTCGTTCCCGACTCGCAGCGCGATCCGACCCTCACGACCACTCGCGGCACCGGAGATCTGATCCGAGCCGCCCTCGATCTCGGAGTCGATCGCATCGTCCTCGGGATCGGCGGCAGTGCCACGAATGACGGAGGCGCGGGAATGGCCCAGGCCATCGGTTTCCGTCTCCTCGACGCCGACGGACACGATCTCCCTCCCGGTGGCGGCCCGCTCGATCGGCTTGATCGGATTGATTCTTCGAAGCGCGATCGTCGACTCGATCAGGTCGAACTGGCGGTCGCCTGCGATGTGACCAACCCTCTCTGCGGCCCCAACGGGGCCTCGGCCGTCTACGGTCCACAGAAAGGGGCCAATGCGGTGATGGTCCAGCAACTCGACCACAACCTCGCTCGGCTTGCCGAGGTGATCGCCCGCGATCTCGGCCGCTCCGTGGACGATCTGCCCGGAGCCGGAGCTGCCGGAGGGCTCGGCGCGGGGCTTGTCGCCTTCGCCGGAGGGACTCTCCAACGCGGGGTTGATCTCATCGCTCGGACGGTCGGCCTCGCCGATCGCCTCAAAAGCGCGGATCTCTGCTTTACCGCCGAAGGCTCCCTCGACGCGCAAACCTCACATGGCAAAACCATCGCCGGCGTCGCCCGAACGGCGTCCGAGTACGGATGCCCGGTCCTCGCAATCGCCGGCGGCATCCAACCCGGAGCCGAGGTTTTGCTCGATCAAGGCGTCTCCGCCTACTTCAGCCTGTGCGACCGCCCGATGAGCCTCGACGATGCCATCGCCCATGCCTCCCCGCTCCTCGAACGAGCCACTGAACAAGCCGTTCGAGCGTTCCTGGCGGGGCGGGCCCGCCCCTGA
- a CDS encoding thiamine-phosphate kinase: MSDAPIGEFELIRRIQQRATSHPNVILGIGDDAALLRPPGNDVPIVVTTDMLLDGRHFLLAEHGAEAVGYKSLAVNLSDIAAMAARPVAAFVSVAFPRHQAASIADGLMRGMAPLADRFGVALAGGDTNAWDGPLVVCVTVTGEAVPPGPILRSGARVGNAVLVTGPLGGSLLGRHLHPEPRIVEALALIERTPLHALVDLSDGLASDLGHILEQSGGLGATIDADAIPIHPDAQTLAHRSGRSPLEHALADGEDFELCLVVAPESADDLLASPPPGMRLHRVGTIDSEPGLRLRHLNAPTESVSIKGFDHLVSDE; the protein is encoded by the coding sequence ATGAGCGATGCACCGATCGGCGAATTTGAATTGATCCGACGCATTCAGCAACGGGCCACGTCCCATCCGAACGTGATTCTCGGAATTGGTGACGACGCTGCTCTCCTCCGTCCTCCCGGCAACGATGTTCCCATCGTCGTCACGACCGACATGCTTCTCGACGGCCGCCACTTCTTGCTGGCCGAGCACGGGGCAGAAGCCGTCGGTTACAAAAGCCTGGCCGTGAATCTCTCAGACATCGCCGCGATGGCAGCTCGACCGGTCGCGGCTTTCGTCTCGGTTGCTTTTCCTCGACATCAGGCCGCGTCAATCGCCGACGGATTGATGCGTGGGATGGCCCCACTGGCTGATCGATTCGGCGTTGCCCTCGCCGGGGGCGACACGAACGCCTGGGATGGACCGCTCGTGGTTTGCGTCACCGTCACCGGCGAGGCCGTTCCGCCCGGCCCGATCCTTCGTTCCGGGGCCAGGGTCGGCAATGCCGTTCTCGTCACCGGGCCCCTCGGCGGCAGCCTTCTCGGCCGTCATCTACACCCAGAGCCGCGAATCGTCGAAGCGCTCGCACTGATCGAGCGCACACCCTTGCATGCTTTAGTTGACCTCTCCGATGGCCTCGCTTCGGATCTGGGTCATATTCTTGAGCAAAGCGGCGGCCTCGGCGCGACGATCGACGCCGATGCCATCCCGATCCACCCCGACGCGCAAACCCTCGCCCATCGTTCCGGCCGTTCCCCCCTCGAACACGCCCTGGCCGACGGTGAGGATTTCGAGCTTTGTCTGGTGGTCGCTCCCGAGTCTGCGGATGACTTGCTGGCCTCGCCTCCTCCGGGCATGCGGCTGCACCGGGTCGGAACCATCGACTCCGAACCCGGCCTGAGACTTCGCCATCTCAACGCCCCGACCGAGTCGGTTTCGATCAAAGGCTTCGACCACCTTGTCTCTGATGAGTAA